From the genome of Pelmatolapia mariae isolate MD_Pm_ZW linkage group LG12, Pm_UMD_F_2, whole genome shotgun sequence, one region includes:
- the foxd5 gene encoding forkhead box protein D5, whose product MTLSSEFEASQHAGLPIQEDAIDIVGEDVHYRNECSTGSSAESGAEFDSSEPESSGESENSFCADAPSSRKAQSSLVKPPYSYIALITMAILQSPLKKLTLSGICDFISNKFPYYRDKFPAWQNSIRHNLSLNDCFIKIPREPGNPGKGNYWSLDPASEDMFDNGSFLRRRKRFKRNQPEFGKDGLMFYSSLNCYRPYGHPYSITGQVSPTAASSVRYMPLQESIVMPSSSYHLLPQPLNSHGKCVGPKDFRAQLCAAESAEPKSGPQAKCSFSIDSIMSRPSSISQHNSNPQQGPHGALGYGQLMPGPAACLVPTLLQPSRNQFCPPPILSTAPFINEHLRLSYPRC is encoded by the coding sequence ATGACTCTCTCAAGTGAATTTGAAGCTTCACAACATGCCGGATTGCCTATACAAGAGGATGCGATTGACATAGTAGGCGAGGATGTCCACTATCGAAATGAGTGCTCTACGGGTTCCTCAGCAGAATCTGGTGCGGAATTTGACTCTTCAGAACCAGAATCGTCGGGGGAAAGCGAGAACAGTTTCTGCGCAGACGCACCGTCGTCAAGGAAAGCCCAGAGCAGCTTGGTAAAGCCCCCGTACTCCTACATTGCTCTCATCACCATGGCTATCCTGCAGAGCCCGCTGAAGAAGCTGACGCTTAGTGGCATATGTGACTTCATTAGCAACAAGTTTCCCTACTACAGAGACAAGTTTCCCGCTTGGCAGAACTCGATCAGGCACAACCTCTCCCTTAACGACTGTTTCATCAAGATTCCGAGGGAGCCCGGAAACCCGGGAAAGGGAAACTACTGGTCTCTGGACCCTGCTTCGGAGGACATGTTCGACAACGGCAGTTTCCTTCGCCGGAGGAAACGGTTCAAGAGAAACCAGCCCGAGTTCGGCAAAGACGGACTGATGTTTTATTCCAGCTTGAACTGCTACCGGCCGTACGGACACCCATATAGCATAACTGGCCAGGTAAGCCCCACGGCTGCCTCTTCTGTGCGTTACATGCCCCTGCAGGAAAGCATCGTGATGCCTTCCTCTTCCTACCACCTCCTACCACAACCCCTGAACAGCCACGGAAAGTGCGTTGGGCCTAAAGACTTCAGAGCTCAGCTTTGCGCAGCAGAATCAGCTGAGCCGAAGTCCGGCCCACAGGCAAAGTGCTCCTTCAGCATCGACAGCATCATGAGCAGACCCTCTTCTATCAGTCAGCACAACTCAAATCCACAGCAAGGCCCGCACGGTGCTCTCGGTTACGGTCAACTCATGCCTGGCCCTGCTGCCTGTTTGGTTCCGACCCTCTTGCAGCCTTCAAGGAATCAGTTCTGCCCTCCTCCCATCCTGAGCACTGCTCCTTTTATAAACGAGCACCTCAGACTGTCGTACCCTCGTTGCTGA
- the cbwd gene encoding zinc-regulated GTPase metalloprotein activator 1, with translation MMLDEDDDCPELVPIDTQPGPPVGQIPVTIITGYLGAGKTTLLNYILTEQHSKRIAVILNEFGEGSALEKSLAVSQAGELYEEWLELRNGCLCCSVKDNGLKAIENLMEKKGKFDYILLETTGLADPGAVASMFWVDAELGSDIYLDGIVTVIDAKYGLQQLAEEKADGLVNEAARQIAVADLTIINKTDLVTEEELKEVKDTVRSINGLVKIIETQRSRVDLSEVLDLHSFDSKDGANLAEKLQLVKPTRAHLDKSILTVTFEIAGDLSEDALNAFIQDLLWEKIFCNKEGQPMSVIRLKGIVSFADKGHQVMLQGVHELYELNETQQLWEENPRINRLVFIGRNLDKDILQEKFVSTVVLGSEKN, from the exons ATGATGttggatgaggatgatgattgCCCGGAGTTGGTGCCCATCGACACACAGCCTGGTCCTCCTGTAGGGCAAATACCGGTCACTATCATCACAGGCTATCTTG gTGCTGGAAAAACTACACTCCTGAACTATATCCTTACAGAACAACACAGCAAGCGGATTGCTGTCATACTAAATGAATTTGGAGAAG GCAGTGCCCTTGAGAAGTCCCTTGCAGTGAGTCAGGCAGGAGAGCTATACGAGGAGTGGCTAGAACTGAGGAACGGGTGCCTCTGCTGCTCTGTCAA ggaCAATGGTCTCAAAGCCATTGAAAACCTGatggagaagaaaggaaagTTTGACTACATCTTGTTAGAAACCACTGGACTTGCTGATCCAG GAGCTGTGGCCTCCATGTTCTGGGTTGATGCAGAGCTTGGCAGCGACATCTATCTGGACG GCATCGTCACTGTCATTGATGCCAAGTATGGACTGCAG CAACTAGCAGAGGAAAAAGCAGATGGACTTGTCAATGAAGCAGCCAG ACAGATTGCTGTTGCTGACTTGACCATTATCAACAAAACAGACTTGGTGACGGAGGAGGAACTAAAGGAAGTCAAAGACACTGTCAG GTCTATAAATGGGCTCGTCAAGATCATAGAAACCCAAAGATCAAG GGTTGATCTCTCTGAAGTGTTGGATCTGCATTCTTTCGACAGTAAGGACGGAGCAAA TCTTGCAGAGAAGCTCCAGCTTGTCAAACCTACAAGAGCACATCTTGACAAG AGTATTTTAACTGTGACGTTTGAAATTGCTGGGGATTTGTCTGAGGACGCCTTGAACGCCTTCATCCAG GATCTGCTGTGGGAAAAGATTTTCTGTAACAAAGAAGGGCAGCCGATGAGCGTCATCCGCTTAAAG GGCATAGTGTCGTTTGCGGATAAAGGCCACCAAGTGATGCTGCAGGGGGTTCACGAGCTGTACGAGCTGAATGAGACGCAACAGCTCTGGGAGGAGAACCCGCGAATAAACCGGCTTGTCTTTATAG GAAGGAACTTGGACAAGGACATTCTGCAGGAAAAGTTTGTTTCTACAGTGGTACTCGGCTCAGAGAAAAATTAG